A segment of the Elaeis guineensis isolate ETL-2024a chromosome 6, EG11, whole genome shotgun sequence genome:
CAAAGGGCATCACTTTGTAACAGTAGAGCCCAGAGTCAGTAATAAAGGCCATTTTCTCTTCATCCTCAGATGCCATCCAGATTTGGTTATAGTcaaagaaggcatccatgaaggtgaggagctcgtgCCCAAAAATGACATCCATCAATTGActattcgaggaagaggataACTATCTTTGGGGCAGGCTTTGTTCCAATCAatgaagtcgatgcacatgcaTTATTTTTTGTTCGCCTTCTTGACTAGCACCACGTTGGCTAGCCAATCAGGATAAATTGCCTCTCGAATGAAATCAGCCTTGACGAGCTTGTCTACTTCCTCAGTAATCATTTTTTAGCACTCTGGGGCAAAGCTTCTCTTCTTCTACTTTATAGGATGAAAAGTTAGATCTACCTCCAAATGATGGGTCATCACCCTCAAATCTATGCCAGGCATATCTGTCGCTGCCCAAGCGAATAAGTCTGTATTTTTCTGCAAAAGAGCAGTTAGTTGAGCTTTAGTTATCTGATCCACAGATAATCCGATCTTCACAGTTTGATGAAGATTTTCTTTCCTCAAAGGGATCTCCACTAGATCCTCGGACGGCTGAGCATGCTCCTCAACCAGATCATCGTGGGCGTCCAAACCTATTGGGAGTTCAGGTTGGGATGCCGCCAGTTGTTCCTTCACCTGTAGCTTAGCAGCAAAGTACTGTCGGACTATTGTTTGATTATCTCAGACTTGTCCCACTCCCGCCTCCATCAGAAACTTCATCATTAAATGGTAGCTTGACACTGCTACCTTCAGTGCCCCTAGACTTGGTCGACCAAGAATtatattgtaggctgacggtaggTCAAGCACAAGAAAATCAACATGGATGGTCACTTGTTTGGACTTGGTTCCCACCGTAAGAGGTAGTGTTTTAGTTTTCTCTGGAATTATCAAACTCCTGGAGAAATCTTGGATAGGAGTACTAAATTTACTTAGCTGTTCTAGAACAAATTCCATTGCAGTGAAGGCAGCAAAGTATAAAATATCGactgagctttcattatcaataaaaatgcaGTGTACATTATAGTCAGTGATGTTAGCAGTAATAACTACCGCATCATTATGCGAAGTTTGTACACCTTCAGCATTTTGTTCAGTGATGACTATTGGTTCCTCGAGCCAAGGTTTTTTTACCGCATGCGACTCCACTGATCCAGTTATCATGTTAATTTCACCTCGCAGGGGTCGATCTTCTACTATCGCCTGCCCCTCAGCCTGTGGTTGTGTTGGAGCCAGTTGAGGTTGAGGCTGAGGAGGCTGGTGCTATCGCTGCTGAAATGTGGAGCATCTCTGCCGCTGCTATTCAGCCCTTGGAGGATATCAGCGCAGAGGACCTTCTCATCGGATGAACCGATCTAGCCTCCCTTCTCGGAACATACGCTCAATTTTCTCCTTGAGCTAGTAACAATCTTCAGTATCatagccgtggtcacgatgatagaagcAATACTTGTCCGGATTGCGGCACCCCAGGTATGTTCGCATCTTTGCGGGTGGAGGCAGCTCAGCTCGTGCTTCCATTAAGATCTCTCTTCTTGAAGTGTTCAACGGAGTGAGATTACCAAATCGCCTCTGAGGTAAATGATTCCTCTTTGGCGAAACATATCTTCTCATCAGTGGGGACCTTGAGCGGTGGCGATTTTCACTATTTTGCTTGGACGAGTGAGCCCCGCTCTGCTCTTGATTTCCCACAGCTGGGGTTGCTCGAACGGTTTCCTCCATCAAAGAATCTTCTAATCAGGCATATTTCTCTGTTCGAgccaatatttttgaaaaattctagGAAAAAGTCTTCAACAGCGACTGTTTGAAGTCGTCCATCAATAATCCACTCTTCAGGGTGGACATTGCGACCAAGTGATCTAGGTCGCGAACTTTCAACATAACTCTGTTGAAACAAGCCACGTAGGATCGAATGGACTCGCCGTCCTTCTGCTTGATAGTCTGGAGGTAGTCCGAATGCTTCTGCTGCCGCCGACTGGTAATGAAATGAGCAGCAAAGGCCTGGCTTAACTGTTGAAAAGAGTGAATAGAAGCCGGCTTCAGATTGGAATACCAATATCGAGCTGTCCCCTTCAAAGTGGAGAGAAAGGCCTGGCACAGGATAGCGTCAAAAGTATCCTAAAGAAGCATAACTGTTCGAAAGTAGTTGATATGATCGGTGGGGTCTGtgatcccatcgtagctctccagCTGAGAaaccttgaagtttggtgggataggCTCCTAGAGAATACTTGCCACAAAAGGCGGTTCAGAATCAAACCCATTGGATGATGCTGATGAGTTGTTGCAGATCTGCTGGATCTTTTGATCCATTTCTCAAAATCTTCGCTCGACTTCCACATTTAAGTTGGTATGCTCTTCAGAGTGCGGAGGTGATCGCCGGtcgggggttgaatcatgccccAACGGAGAACTCAGAGACTGCTGTCTCCTTGGTTCTCCGATCTGATCCACAGCCATTCACTGGGCTGGAGGGATCTAGATTTGAGTCGCCGATTGAGGTGCCAGTGGAGATTGAATCACTGCCTAAACGATAACCGTGAGTTGCTGCACCTGCTAAAAAAGCAGGTTGAACTACTCCACGTCATCGCTGTGGGATGCTGTGCCGGTGCAGGAACTTCCACCGTCGGAGGTACAGGGGCAGAATGATTTATCTCATACTGCACCTGACAGAAAGTGGAGGTGTTGGCTCGTCGAGAGGATGTCCTGCGTGGAGCCATCATTAGGAGTTTTTGATTTGTCTGCTTCTTTTATAGGACCAGAGATTTGGCCCTTTCTCTATCTATTGTGACTGGTTTCTGATTAACACCAGAAGATAAAAGAACGCGGCACTGGAACAACCTGCAAAAAAATTCGGACCGGAGGATGGTGCTCAAGTCAGTATGCGCAAACAGAGAAGCAGAGTTTCTGAGCTTAATGGAAATGGATTACTTATCTGGGTCCTCGAGGTTTGGTATTTATAGAGAAAACGACTGTGCAACCACTTTTGGAAGACTGGCTGACCGAGTCTGGCGCAATGATTTTGTCGTAATTTTCTGAATCAGACGGTTATACCGGCGAGATTCCCCAGATCAGATGGATATTCCGATATGATTCTCCGAATCAGGCAGTTACGCTCAGATAGAAATGATAGCTGTGGCCGGTTAGTGCCTGTCTTTTATACTTGGATCTGATTGATCCACTTCCAAAGAAAGATCAAAGAGTATGGCATGCCAACTAAGAATTGGGACCGATAGCTTTTCGACCAGGGCTCGATTAGACGGATTGATCCGAAAGTCTAACTGACCTGCAGTTATTATGCTTACCAGTGGTTGTTCCATTATGCCAGCCAAATAAAGATCGGATGCGTCTGGAGGTTGACTGACCAATCTTTCGACCAAGGATCGGAACAGACATTCGACCCGACTATGAATGGGTCGACCACAACAATCAGACCGACCGAAAAATACCGATATGGACTTGTTAGGTCATAATGGACTTAAGTCTCCATACATCACCAGTCCattctaaattattttaaatatatttaaatattaatattataaaattatttttttaaaataataaataatatttctgaaccgtgtataaaaaaatttactatatttTTTTTCCACAGCAATAAAACACACTTACCTCCAGCTTCCAACGTGCATTTGTTCTCTCGTCTTCCCATGCTAACTCTTGTCCCCTTTGGTGCAAATAGAAGGCCGTGGATAAGGGACAAGTAATAATTAGACGTGGATATGGGGGCACCGTGAGAGGATAACGTTCACAACCTTTCGTTCCCAGAATACCCCCACTCCATGTTATATCCCCATTCTGCCCCCACGATGACGAAAATTTCTCAAATGCCCCCACAAAGTTTCCAAACATTACTCCCTTCCGCTCCTCCTCCCCAGATTCTATTCCTCAAATGCCCCTCCCCCCTCCCACCGCCTCTGTACGGCCGATTCCGGCTGCCGGAGCTCGATCCTCCGACGTATTCCGACGATCTCGATGGAACTTTCACAATCCCTCTGTCCTTATTCCAATCCAATTATCGATGGTCTTCTTTCTGATCCGTTCGACTTTGAATTTTTGTGCAGTTTTCCTCGATTTTTCTCCCAATTTATGATCCTCTTCGTTTTCCTCGATCCCTCGATTGCTATGAAGTAACTGAAATTGGATTCGGATCCGGATTCTGGGTATAGGTGGGAGAATTTTGgattagagagagagagctagaatTAGGGCTAGGCCTTCCCATATTTGGGTATGGCGGGAGAAAAGGCGAAGCTCCTCTGTAGCTTTGGCGGCGAATTTATAAGCCAGCAGGGGAAGCCCTTCTATGTAGGGGGAAAAACTAGGCTGGTGTCGATCGATCGGTCTGTAAGCTTCCGATCCCTCCTATCGAAGATGTCGGAGCTCTACGATGCCGATCCGAGCTCATTGGATATCAAATTTCAGCTCCCCGACGGCGGCCTCGAGTCGCGGCTCGTGTCGGTGGAGACTGATGATGATGTGAGGAATATGATGGAGGAGTTCGATTCTAATCGGAAAATTCCAATCTTTTTGTTCACTGATAAGACTCAAAACACGGACGATGATGAGATTGCTGTCGAAGACGATGTGCCTTATCTCGAAGCAGCTGCAACAGAGACCGTCAGGTATTGCACCTAACTCACAAGAGCAGTTCATTTatatttttgtgaaaaaaaatatctttttttttttggagaagcgTATTTGTTGGATCCTGTATGAGCTTAAGTTGCAAATTCTTCTTTCTTTGTGAAtattattgaattttatataGATTGTTTGAATCTGAATTGTGTAAGTGGTATCACGAATGGTATGTTCCTCCATAAAAAAATCAATTGGTAATTTTATAGAATTAATGACCCATAATAAAAAAGTTTTCCACAAAATAATTCGACTATAATCTGAAAGATTActtattctttttatttaattCAATTATAGTTGCTCTTgccagaatttttttaaaaaattttacctGAATCACAACCCAAAGTTTCATAATTATCGTCGCATTTGTCTAGTCGCTTATCTTTGTAActttagaaaaatatttattttacctGTTGTTCTTTATTCTGGATTTTGTTGAATTGCTaaagatttttcataaaaaagaaACTACAGAGAGATGACAAGTGTAGCAGCTGAAGAGCCACTTGAGAGCCAAAGTGGTCGGAGCACTTCGGCAACATCTGCCAGAAGAGATTATGGTAGACACTCATTAGTTGGTCCAAGCATGTCTGGAGAGAGATTTCGAAGAGAATCACAGTCATTAGTTGTTGGTCAGGAATACGAGGATGTGCAGACATTTCGAAATGCACTGACGAGTGCTGCCATTGCCGCTAATTTTGAGCTTCACATGATCCGGTCAGACCAGCGTCGTGTTACAGCCAGGTTACAGCTAGcatcatatctatatatgtataagttatcattatattactaaaTTTTTATGAACGAAAACATAGTTTTGTTTCAAATCATTTGATGAAGATTGGATGGTCAACCTCCCAGCCTTCTGGCCCAGAGTTCTAGCACAAGCTGCATATTTTTATTTGCCTATGAAAGTGCCAGTCTTTACAATCCTATCTCAAATTTACTCTCACGATTGTCACCTAATTAGAACAGTTCAGAGAGAAACATTCTGCTAAGAGCATCAACAATTTAAGTGGATAAAATACAAAGATGTCCTTTTGCTTCAGAGTCTGTCTCGGGATACATTTTTCCAATGCTTACTGGAAAAGATTAAGGTGAACCTATTTGTATTTTGAGCTTTCTCCATATGTTATTTTTATTAAAAGCTTTTTCATTGCACCCTATATTTTTCGAACCTATGTCTAATGCACTCGCCATCTGAACTGATTTCCAAAGTTAGATCTTAAGCTTGGATCTGGCCTCTTATCCTATCAACTATCTTTCTAGAAAGTAGAAACACCCTATATAACAAACCTCTGCCAAAATTTCTAATGAACCCTATTCTTGTTGTTGTGCTTATGTCTTTCTAAAACCAAATAATTTAAAATCCTTGGCTACAAGGAATTTTCCTATTTTAACCAACTACAACTTTATAGTGTCTTCCTTCAATCCCCTTAGTTTATGGCTTATTTTTCTATGTTGCTTTCATTTAACTTATAAGACCATGACTGATCAAAGTGCAGAAAAGAACAGTCTTTCCTACTCACATGTGACACAAAATGCAAATGAAATTGCCC
Coding sequences within it:
- the LOC105046660 gene encoding uncharacterized protein isoform X1, which codes for MAGEKAKLLCSFGGEFISQQGKPFYVGGKTRLVSIDRSVSFRSLLSKMSELYDADPSSLDIKFQLPDGGLESRLVSVETDDDVRNMMEEFDSNRKIPIFLFTDKTQNTDDDEIAVEDDVPYLEAAATETVRNYREMTSVAAEEPLESQSGRSTSATSARRDYGRHSLVGPSMSGERFRRESQSLVVGQEYEDVQTFRNALTSAAIAANFELHMIRSDQRRVTARCAAEGCMWRVHASKLPQVSTFRIRTLTPEHTCVRSEDAGHRQATAKWIANCIRDKLRQNRNYKPREILNDIHREYGVLITYKRAFLGREKALEELSAEPARNMVPIEGSYEAIMENHSEVQTWGEIHDPPRKKRAYRPHQPKEVRPLHCTRCNQIGHNRRTCMGAESMQDGLS
- the LOC105046660 gene encoding uncharacterized protein isoform X2 → MAGEKAKLLCSFGGEFISQQGKPFYVGGKTRLVSIDRSVSFRSLLSKMSELYDADPSSLDIKFQLPDGGLESRLVSVETDDDVRNMMEEFDSNRKIPIFLFTDKTQNTDDDEIAVEDDVPYLEAAATETVREMTSVAAEEPLESQSGRSTSATSARRDYGRHSLVGPSMSGERFRRESQSLVVGQEYEDVQTFRNALTSAAIAANFELHMIRSDQRRVTARCAAEGCMWRVHASKLPQVSTFRIRTLTPEHTCVRSEDAGHRQATAKWIANCIRDKLRQNRNYKPREILNDIHREYGVLITYKRAFLGREKALEELSAEPARNMVPIEGSYEAIMENHSEVQTWGEIHDPPRKKRAYRPHQPKEVRPLHCTRCNQIGHNRRTCMGAESMQDGLS